The Saccharopolyspora gloriosae genome has a segment encoding these proteins:
- a CDS encoding MurR/RpiR family transcriptional regulator: protein MAIDEAPDEAGANSPLVRIRSLLPGLAKAEQRVANIVLSAPASIARRSITDVAEAAGTSETTVTRFCKAIGVGGYPDLRIALAADTARTSNRDRDLGGDIEPDDRLDQIIDKVAYADAKAVEETAGQLDANALSAVVDAVAQARRIDVYGVGASAFVALDLQQKLHRIGLTCFAWSDTHAALTSAALLRDGDVALGISHTGATTETTEALREAGHRGAVTAALTNFSRSPITEIADHVLTTAVRETTYRSGAMASRIGQLTVIDCLFIGVAQRRIDDTKAALEVTYEAVGAHRLGARPDRRRHKEDGR from the coding sequence ATGGCCATTGACGAAGCCCCCGACGAAGCCGGTGCGAACAGTCCCCTGGTCCGCATCCGCTCCCTGCTCCCCGGTCTGGCCAAAGCCGAACAGCGGGTCGCCAACATCGTGCTGTCCGCGCCCGCCTCCATCGCGCGGCGCAGCATCACCGACGTGGCCGAGGCCGCGGGCACCAGCGAGACCACCGTGACCCGGTTCTGCAAGGCCATCGGGGTCGGCGGCTACCCGGACCTGCGCATCGCCCTCGCCGCCGACACCGCCCGCACCTCCAACCGGGACCGCGACCTGGGCGGCGACATCGAGCCGGACGACCGGCTGGACCAGATCATCGACAAGGTCGCCTACGCCGACGCGAAAGCCGTGGAGGAGACCGCGGGCCAGCTCGACGCGAACGCGTTGTCCGCCGTGGTGGACGCCGTCGCGCAGGCCCGCCGGATCGACGTCTACGGCGTCGGTGCCAGCGCCTTCGTCGCCCTCGACCTGCAGCAGAAGCTGCACCGCATCGGGCTGACCTGCTTCGCGTGGTCGGACACGCACGCGGCGCTGACCTCAGCGGCGCTGCTGCGCGACGGTGACGTGGCGCTCGGCATCTCGCACACCGGCGCCACCACCGAGACCACGGAGGCGCTGCGCGAAGCGGGCCACCGCGGGGCCGTCACGGCCGCGCTCACCAACTTCAGCCGCTCCCCCATCACCGAGATCGCCGACCACGTGCTCACCACGGCGGTGCGCGAGACGACCTACCGTTCCGGGGCGATGGCCAGCCGCATCGGCCAGCTCACCGTGATCGACTGCCTGTTCATCGGCGTGGCGCAACGCCGGATCGACGACACCAAGGCAGCGCTGGAAGTCACCTACGAGGCGGTCGGCGCGCACCGGCTCGGTGCCCGACCCGACCGCCGAAGGCACAAGGAGGACGGTCGATGA
- a CDS encoding PPOX class F420-dependent oxidoreductase produces MSVIPRELEEILGKRAFAHIATLGPRGEPQSSPVWIDWDGTHLKFSQTTARQKFRNLQRDPRIALSAHDPDNPYLYVEIRGRVVGAEPDPENAFINKMAKKYTGEDTYQWGQPGDERVVVLVEPEHVPG; encoded by the coding sequence ATGTCCGTGATTCCGCGGGAACTGGAAGAGATCCTCGGCAAGCGCGCTTTCGCGCACATCGCCACCCTCGGCCCGCGTGGCGAGCCGCAGTCCAGCCCGGTGTGGATCGACTGGGACGGCACGCACCTGAAGTTCAGCCAGACCACGGCCAGGCAGAAGTTCCGGAACCTGCAACGGGATCCGCGCATCGCGCTGTCCGCGCACGATCCGGACAACCCGTACCTCTACGTCGAGATCCGCGGCCGGGTCGTCGGAGCGGAACCGGACCCGGAGAACGCGTTCATCAACAAGATGGCGAAGAAGTACACCGGCGAGGACACCTACCAGTGGGGCCAACCGGGAGATGAACGCGTGGTCGTGCTCGTCGAACCGGAACACGTGCCGGGCTGA
- a CDS encoding serine hydrolase, with translation MRRTLSALVLASVTAATASPACASAPEGAGGRFDRPQEGFAASDTVLRPGSAQEAGLDAKPIDAAMRRIATWTEPTPGREHPMYAGAVALLAHDGVVVRQDAFGREVRYADDKGTELPPQQQEPMRPDTIFDVASITKLFTSIAALQQVEDGTVDLDAPVARYLPEFGVNGKESITVRHLLTHTSGLQAEVQLWKLPPQERIPHVMGLTPQHPPGSGYEYSDPNMITLGVLVARMAGEPLDEVVRHRITEPLGMVDTGYNPPPQKRDRIAATEFQADPPRGMVRGEVHDENAWSLGGVAGEAGIFSTAHDLAILGQALLNGGAYGDTEVLDEDSVDQMLTDFNGGFPGNSHGLGFELDQRWYMAGLSSPRTAGHTGYTGTSLVLDPLSRSVVVLLTNRVHPSREWGSNNEARQVLAQGMAESLAVRPVRGSREWTASASVPATLTTRELGPVAGPVRVAFDSFVDTQRDADGADPLRVESSTDGGRSWQPVPVTADGEGAPEGPQQDLTASGHRAWWQVRGTVDAQPGRRVLLRWRYAPDDQYVGRGVLLDGISVADQERTLLDGEREPHGLTPQGWRQVDR, from the coding sequence ATGCGCAGAACGCTGTCGGCGCTGGTTTTGGCATCGGTCACCGCGGCCACCGCGAGTCCCGCGTGCGCTTCGGCACCGGAGGGCGCGGGCGGCCGGTTCGACCGGCCGCAGGAGGGGTTCGCGGCCTCGGACACCGTGCTGCGGCCCGGTTCCGCGCAGGAGGCGGGGCTGGACGCGAAGCCGATCGACGCGGCCATGCGGCGGATCGCGACGTGGACCGAGCCGACGCCGGGCCGCGAGCACCCGATGTACGCGGGCGCGGTGGCGCTGCTGGCGCACGACGGCGTGGTGGTCCGCCAGGACGCGTTCGGCCGCGAGGTGCGCTACGCGGACGACAAGGGCACCGAGTTGCCGCCGCAACAGCAGGAGCCGATGCGGCCGGACACGATCTTCGACGTCGCGTCGATCACCAAGCTGTTCACCTCGATCGCCGCGCTGCAGCAGGTCGAGGACGGCACGGTGGATCTGGACGCGCCGGTCGCGCGGTACCTGCCGGAGTTCGGCGTCAACGGCAAGGAATCGATCACCGTGCGGCACCTGCTCACGCACACCTCGGGCCTGCAGGCCGAGGTGCAGTTGTGGAAGCTGCCGCCGCAGGAGCGGATTCCGCACGTCATGGGTTTGACGCCGCAGCACCCGCCGGGCTCGGGCTACGAGTACTCCGACCCGAACATGATCACGCTGGGCGTGCTGGTGGCTCGGATGGCGGGCGAGCCGCTCGACGAGGTGGTGCGCCACCGGATCACCGAGCCGCTGGGCATGGTCGACACGGGGTACAACCCGCCGCCGCAGAAGCGGGATCGGATCGCGGCCACCGAGTTCCAGGCGGACCCGCCGCGCGGCATGGTCCGCGGCGAGGTGCACGACGAGAACGCGTGGTCGCTGGGCGGGGTCGCCGGTGAGGCGGGGATCTTCTCCACCGCGCACGACCTGGCGATCCTGGGGCAGGCGCTGCTCAACGGCGGCGCTTACGGCGATACCGAGGTGCTGGACGAGGACTCGGTGGACCAGATGCTGACCGACTTCAACGGCGGCTTCCCCGGCAATTCGCACGGCTTGGGGTTCGAGCTGGATCAGCGCTGGTACATGGCCGGGCTCAGCAGCCCGCGGACGGCGGGGCACACGGGTTACACCGGTACGTCGCTGGTATTGGACCCGCTGTCGCGTTCGGTGGTGGTGCTGTTGACGAACCGGGTGCATCCGTCGCGGGAGTGGGGTTCGAACAACGAGGCGCGGCAGGTGCTCGCGCAGGGGATGGCGGAGTCACTGGCGGTGCGACCCGTGCGCGGTTCGCGGGAGTGGACGGCTTCCGCTTCGGTTCCCGCGACGTTGACGACGCGGGAGTTGGGGCCGGTCGCCGGGCCGGTGCGGGTGGCGTTCGATTCGTTCGTGGACACCCAGCGGGACGCGGACGGCGCCGACCCGCTCCGCGTTGAGTCCAGTACGGACGGTGGCAGGTCGTGGCAGCCGGTGCCGGTGACGGCGGACGGCGAAGGGGCTCCCGAAGGTCCGCAGCAGGACCTGACGGCGTCCGGCCACCGCGCGTGGTGGCAGGTGCGCGGCACGGTCGACGCACAGCCGGGCCGGCGGGTGCTGCTGCGCTGGCGCTACGCACCGGACGACCAGTACGTGGGACGCGGAGTGCTGCTGGACGGCATCTCCGTCGCGGATCAGGAGCGCACGCTGCTCGACGGCGAGCGCGAACCCCATGGCCTCACGCCGCAGGGCTGGCGGCAGGTCGACCGCTGA
- a CDS encoding exo-beta-N-acetylmuramidase NamZ domain-containing protein, translating to MPLNRRGFLTSTALTAPLLGAGSACAAAPEEATSEPVRTGADVLAAEGWQRLTGRRLGVITNPTGVLASLEHVVDAMHGSGAVDIAAVFGPEHGFRGTSQAGGSEGDVTDPRTGIPVYDAYGADVPALAGMFRKAGVQQVVFDIADVGARFYTYVWTMYEAMRAAAEVGAGFMVLDRPNPIGGHQVAGPVLDPRFASGVGLLPIAQQHGMTIGELAKMFDARFLDVPLRDRLEVVRVEGWRGRGAEPAVPWVPPSPNMPTPDTAMVYPGTGLFEGTVLSEGRGTTRPFEIIGAPGIDWRWAEELNAAGLEGVRFRETYFVPTFSKHAEKTCGGVQLYRHGELDPVRVAITMLVTVRRLYPQAFGWRPDGMFDKLAGTDRVRTMIDAGAEVDEIVGSWEAELAEFRRSRGRYSLYR from the coding sequence ATGCCGCTGAACAGGCGGGGTTTCCTGACGTCGACCGCGCTCACCGCCCCGCTGCTGGGCGCGGGCAGCGCATGCGCCGCCGCCCCGGAAGAGGCCACGTCCGAGCCGGTGCGCACGGGCGCGGACGTGCTGGCCGCGGAAGGCTGGCAGCGGCTCACCGGGCGCAGGCTCGGGGTGATCACCAACCCGACCGGGGTGCTGGCGTCGCTGGAGCACGTGGTGGACGCGATGCACGGGAGCGGGGCGGTGGACATCGCCGCGGTGTTCGGTCCCGAGCACGGTTTCCGGGGAACGTCGCAGGCCGGCGGCTCGGAGGGCGACGTCACGGATCCGCGCACCGGGATTCCGGTGTACGACGCGTACGGCGCGGACGTGCCTGCGCTGGCGGGCATGTTCCGCAAGGCCGGGGTGCAGCAGGTCGTGTTTGACATCGCGGACGTCGGCGCCCGCTTCTACACCTACGTCTGGACGATGTACGAGGCGATGCGGGCGGCCGCCGAGGTCGGCGCGGGGTTCATGGTGCTGGACCGGCCGAACCCGATCGGCGGGCACCAGGTGGCGGGTCCCGTCCTGGATCCGCGGTTCGCCTCCGGGGTGGGGCTGCTGCCGATCGCCCAGCAGCACGGCATGACGATCGGCGAGCTGGCGAAGATGTTCGACGCCCGGTTCCTCGACGTTCCGCTGCGCGACCGCCTGGAGGTGGTGCGGGTCGAGGGCTGGCGGGGCCGCGGCGCGGAGCCTGCGGTGCCGTGGGTTCCGCCGAGCCCGAACATGCCGACGCCGGACACCGCGATGGTGTACCCGGGAACCGGGTTGTTCGAGGGCACGGTGCTGTCCGAAGGCCGGGGCACGACGCGGCCCTTCGAGATCATCGGAGCGCCCGGTATCGACTGGCGGTGGGCCGAGGAGTTGAACGCGGCCGGGTTGGAGGGGGTGCGGTTCCGCGAGACCTACTTCGTGCCGACGTTCTCCAAGCACGCCGAGAAGACCTGCGGCGGCGTGCAGTTGTACCGGCACGGCGAGCTGGATCCGGTGCGGGTGGCGATCACCATGCTGGTCACGGTGAGGCGGCTGTACCCGCAGGCGTTCGGCTGGCGCCCGGACGGCATGTTCGACAAGTTGGCCGGTACCGACCGGGTCCGCACCATGATCGACGCGGGCGCGGAGGTGGACGAGATCGTCGGTTCCTGGGAAGCCGAATTGGCCGAGTTCCGCCGGTCGCGGGGACGCTATTCGCTGTACCGGTGA
- a CDS encoding glycoside hydrolase family 3 protein codes for MGSKRSRRLTAALGSAVAVLAVGGGLSAAGAQQPPAPSVHSAVDPSVKAKVQAMTLEEKVGQLFVTYAHGRTADTVHPQNQVEFGVDTPAQVVQRYHLGGLIHFNWTDSLYDPKQLAEHSNGVQQAAVSSGAGVPLLISTDQEQGQVTRIGEPATQLPGNMALGAGRSPQDAETSARITGEELRAMGLNQNFAPSGDVNVNPANPVIGVRSFSSDPALAAQLSAAAVRGYQDPGAAGVAAAVKHFPGHGDTNQDSHTSLPVIEHTREQWEQLDAPPFREAIAAGTDVVMSGHIVVPKLDDSGEPSTLSPAVLNGMLRDELGYRGVIATDSLQMDGVRTQHPDAEIPVLALQAGADQLLMPQNLPVAIDGVLGAVRSGALTEERIDASVERILELKRKRGVLDAPFVDPAKVDELVGNAEHRKQAQRITDRTTTVLRNDANELPLRDPGRVLVTGAGDEATKVLAERIGVRGPQATALPTGMEPTPTQVAQAVDAAKDHDTAVVLTNAAWNEDNSPQRVLVRELQASGVRVIAVPVRDPYDAAYVESVPTWVTTYSDKPVAMESLARVLLGEVAPTGKLPVPVPDPDGPGTERFPFGHGLSW; via the coding sequence GTGGGCTCGAAACGGTCTCGCCGACTCACGGCGGCCCTCGGCAGCGCGGTAGCGGTGCTCGCCGTCGGCGGCGGACTCTCCGCCGCGGGCGCCCAGCAGCCGCCCGCTCCGTCCGTGCACAGCGCGGTCGATCCCTCCGTCAAGGCGAAGGTGCAGGCCATGACGCTGGAAGAGAAGGTCGGCCAGCTCTTCGTGACCTACGCCCACGGGCGCACCGCCGACACGGTGCACCCGCAGAACCAGGTCGAGTTCGGCGTGGACACCCCGGCGCAGGTGGTGCAGCGCTACCACCTGGGCGGACTGATCCACTTCAACTGGACCGACAGCCTCTACGACCCGAAGCAGCTCGCGGAGCACTCCAACGGCGTGCAGCAAGCCGCGGTGTCCTCCGGAGCCGGGGTGCCGCTGTTGATCTCCACCGATCAGGAGCAGGGGCAGGTGACCCGGATCGGGGAGCCCGCTACGCAGCTGCCCGGCAACATGGCACTGGGCGCGGGCCGCAGCCCGCAGGACGCCGAGACGTCCGCGCGGATCACCGGCGAGGAACTGCGCGCGATGGGGCTGAACCAGAACTTCGCGCCGAGCGGCGACGTGAACGTGAACCCGGCGAACCCGGTGATCGGGGTGCGTTCCTTCTCCTCCGACCCGGCGCTGGCCGCACAGCTGTCGGCGGCCGCGGTGCGCGGCTACCAGGATCCGGGCGCGGCAGGGGTCGCCGCGGCGGTCAAGCACTTCCCCGGCCACGGGGACACCAACCAGGACAGCCACACCTCGCTGCCGGTCATCGAGCACACCCGGGAGCAGTGGGAACAGCTCGACGCCCCGCCGTTCCGGGAGGCCATCGCCGCGGGCACCGATGTCGTGATGAGCGGCCACATCGTGGTGCCGAAGCTGGACGACTCGGGCGAGCCGTCGACGCTGTCGCCCGCCGTGCTCAACGGGATGTTGCGTGACGAGCTGGGCTACCGGGGCGTGATCGCCACCGATTCGCTGCAGATGGACGGAGTGCGGACCCAGCACCCGGACGCGGAGATCCCGGTGCTGGCGTTGCAGGCGGGCGCCGACCAGCTGCTGATGCCGCAGAACCTGCCGGTGGCGATCGACGGCGTGCTGGGCGCGGTGCGCTCGGGGGCGCTGACCGAGGAACGCATCGACGCCAGCGTCGAACGGATCTTGGAACTGAAGCGCAAGCGCGGCGTGCTGGACGCGCCGTTCGTCGACCCGGCCAAGGTCGACGAGCTCGTCGGCAACGCCGAGCACCGGAAGCAGGCTCAGCGGATCACCGACCGCACGACGACGGTGCTGCGCAACGACGCGAACGAGCTGCCGCTGCGGGATCCGGGCCGGGTGCTGGTCACCGGCGCAGGGGACGAGGCGACGAAGGTTCTGGCCGAGCGGATCGGGGTTCGCGGGCCGCAGGCGACGGCGCTGCCGACCGGCATGGAGCCGACGCCCACCCAGGTCGCGCAAGCCGTGGACGCGGCCAAGGACCACGACACGGCGGTGGTGCTCACCAACGCGGCGTGGAACGAGGACAACAGCCCGCAACGCGTGCTGGTGCGCGAGTTGCAGGCCTCCGGCGTGCGGGTGATCGCGGTCCCGGTGCGGGACCCGTACGACGCGGCGTACGTGGAGTCGGTGCCCACCTGGGTGACGACGTACTCGGACAAGCCGGTGGCGATGGAGTCGCTGGCGCGGGTGCTGCTCGGCGAGGTCGCCCCGACCGGGAAGCTGCCGGTTCCGGTGCCCGACCCGGACGGTCCCGGAACGGAGCGCTTCCCGTTCGGCCACGGATTGAGCTGGTGA
- a CDS encoding HAD family phosphatase, whose translation MLWDVTAPANPPAATEPRAAAFFDLDKTVIAKSSTLAFSRPFFQEGLINRRAVLKSAYAQFVFMLAGADADQMDRMRAHITSLCAGWDVEQVNAIVEETLHDIVDPLVYKEATQLITEHKEQGHDIVVLSASGQEVVAPIATLLGANHSAGTRMVVADGRYTGEVEFYCSAENKAVAARELAEQYGYDLTASHAYSDSVTDLPLLEAVGHPTAVNPDRGLRKQAAQRGWPSLAFEQPISLRARFPTPSRAAVTAAGVGVGAVAAAGAAWWGLRRFRRGR comes from the coding sequence ATGCTGTGGGACGTGACAGCGCCCGCGAACCCTCCGGCCGCCACCGAGCCTCGGGCGGCAGCCTTCTTCGACCTGGACAAAACGGTCATTGCGAAATCGAGCACGCTCGCATTCAGCAGGCCGTTCTTCCAAGAAGGCCTCATCAACCGCAGGGCGGTACTGAAAAGCGCCTACGCGCAATTCGTGTTCATGCTGGCCGGCGCCGACGCCGACCAGATGGACCGGATGCGCGCGCACATCACCTCGCTGTGCGCCGGATGGGACGTCGAGCAGGTCAACGCCATCGTCGAGGAAACCCTCCACGACATCGTCGACCCGCTCGTGTACAAGGAAGCCACCCAGCTGATCACGGAGCACAAAGAGCAGGGCCACGACATTGTCGTGCTCTCCGCTTCTGGGCAAGAAGTCGTAGCTCCGATTGCCACCCTGCTAGGCGCGAACCATTCCGCGGGCACCCGGATGGTGGTCGCCGACGGCAGATACACGGGCGAAGTGGAGTTCTACTGCTCGGCGGAGAACAAAGCCGTCGCAGCGCGTGAACTCGCCGAGCAGTACGGCTACGACCTCACCGCCAGTCACGCCTATTCGGATTCGGTGACCGACCTTCCGCTGCTGGAGGCGGTCGGCCACCCCACCGCCGTCAACCCGGACCGCGGTCTGCGCAAGCAGGCCGCGCAGCGCGGCTGGCCGTCGCTCGCGTTCGAACAACCGATCTCGCTGCGCGCCCGTTTCCCCACCCCGTCCCGCGCGGCCGTCACCGCCGCCGGCGTGGGCGTCGGAGCCGTCGCCGCCGCCGGTGCGGCCTGGTGGGGACTGCGCCGCTTCCGCCGAGGCCGCTGA
- the ssd gene encoding septum site-determining protein Ssd, with protein sequence MSTTTPLLITRDETLAEEVTRLAAVAGCELRRRDGANGVGGHWRDAALILLDGPAAAEALTAGLPRRAGVVLLTRGQAESRWRSAFEVGADVLLDLPAQEFRLVELLTDTVDGERTSATGRVLAVLGGTGGAGASTLAAATAVAAARGGARSLLLDCDPAGGGLDLTVGVERTSGLRWSGLTISGGRVPSGALHEALPGRRLGAGWLTVLSCDRDGPSEGLTATSVRAVLDAGRRAGETVVCDLPRTPSEPASAVLRRADLTIVVIPAEVRACAAAASTAELVREHSAGPVCGVVRGPAPGGLLVEDIERAVGVDVLSVLRAQPGLASAVDRGGLCATRSGSRGPIVRTAGEILGVLDELAAGRAVASCTPS encoded by the coding sequence ATGTCCACGACCACACCTTTGCTCATCACCCGGGACGAGACCCTCGCCGAGGAGGTCACCAGGCTCGCCGCCGTGGCGGGCTGTGAACTGCGCAGACGTGACGGCGCCAACGGCGTAGGCGGCCACTGGCGGGACGCCGCGCTGATCCTGCTCGACGGTCCGGCCGCGGCGGAGGCGCTGACGGCGGGACTTCCGCGAAGAGCGGGCGTCGTACTGCTGACCAGAGGGCAGGCGGAATCCCGGTGGCGATCGGCGTTCGAAGTCGGCGCCGACGTGCTGCTCGACCTGCCCGCGCAGGAATTCCGGCTCGTCGAACTGCTCACCGACACCGTCGACGGCGAGCGGACGTCCGCTACCGGGCGGGTGCTGGCCGTGCTCGGGGGCACCGGTGGTGCGGGGGCCTCCACGCTGGCTGCCGCGACGGCGGTGGCGGCGGCCCGCGGTGGTGCTCGATCGCTGCTGCTGGACTGCGACCCGGCGGGCGGCGGGCTGGACCTGACCGTCGGCGTCGAACGCACCTCCGGCCTGCGCTGGTCCGGGCTGACCATCAGCGGCGGCCGGGTTCCGTCCGGCGCGCTGCACGAGGCGCTGCCCGGCAGGCGCCTCGGAGCGGGTTGGCTCACCGTGCTGTCCTGCGACCGGGACGGTCCGTCGGAAGGCCTCACCGCGACCTCGGTCCGCGCCGTGCTGGACGCGGGACGGCGCGCTGGGGAGACCGTGGTGTGCGACCTGCCGCGGACTCCGTCCGAACCGGCGTCGGCGGTGCTGCGGCGCGCGGATCTCACGATCGTGGTGATACCGGCGGAGGTCCGTGCCTGCGCGGCCGCCGCGAGCACCGCGGAGCTCGTGCGCGAACACTCGGCCGGACCGGTGTGCGGCGTGGTGCGCGGTCCGGCGCCCGGTGGGCTCCTGGTGGAGGACATCGAGCGTGCCGTGGGCGTCGACGTGCTGTCGGTGCTGCGGGCGCAACCGGGCCTGGCCTCAGCCGTCGACCGAGGCGGGCTGTGCGCGACCAGATCCGGCAGCCGCGGTCCGATCGTGCGCACCGCGGGCGAGATCCTCGGCGTGCTCGACGAGCTCGCGGCCGGACGGGCGGTGGCGTCGTGCACACCGAGCTGA
- a CDS encoding TadA family conjugal transfer-associated ATPase, translated as MHTELIERVRRRLAGSGAPVSPVAVAAAVREESGGLVADTDLLTALRALQQEFLGAGVLEPLLRDPRVTDVLVTAPDQVWVDRGDGLRGCSVTFPDDDGVRRLAQRLAVATGRRLDEAQPWVDAWLPGAEAGEAVRLHAVLPPVAAGGTCLSLRVLRPASHDVDALRRLGTFDEGLAAVLREIVRHRLAFLVTGGTGAGKTTLLAALLGEVPRTERIICVEEAGELRPGHPHVVRLLTRPPNVEGAGEIRVRDLVRQALRMRPDRLIVGEVRGAEVCELLAALNTGHDGGGGTVHANSPAEVPARLEALAALGGLSRQALHSQLAAAVQVVLHVRRSTGRGRYLAAIGVLRREDELVRVVPAWDCDTGWGDGRQDLAALLRARGGEVPC; from the coding sequence GTGCACACCGAGCTGATCGAGCGAGTGCGTCGACGCCTCGCGGGCAGCGGTGCGCCGGTGAGCCCGGTCGCGGTCGCCGCGGCGGTCCGCGAGGAGTCCGGCGGGCTGGTCGCCGACACCGATCTGCTCACCGCGCTCCGCGCCCTGCAACAGGAATTCCTCGGTGCCGGGGTGCTCGAACCGCTGCTGCGGGATCCGCGGGTCACCGATGTGCTGGTGACCGCGCCCGACCAGGTGTGGGTCGATCGAGGTGACGGGCTGCGCGGCTGCTCGGTCACGTTCCCCGACGACGACGGCGTGCGCAGGCTCGCCCAGCGGCTCGCGGTGGCCACCGGCAGGCGGCTGGACGAGGCGCAACCTTGGGTCGACGCGTGGCTGCCGGGAGCGGAGGCGGGTGAGGCGGTCCGCCTGCACGCGGTGCTGCCGCCGGTCGCCGCGGGCGGCACCTGCCTGTCCTTGCGCGTGCTGCGACCGGCCTCGCACGACGTGGACGCGCTGCGCAGACTCGGCACGTTCGACGAGGGCCTCGCCGCCGTGCTGCGGGAGATCGTGCGCCACCGGCTGGCGTTCCTGGTCACCGGCGGCACCGGCGCGGGCAAGACGACCTTGCTCGCCGCGCTGCTGGGCGAGGTTCCCCGGACCGAACGGATCATCTGCGTCGAGGAGGCCGGGGAGCTGCGGCCCGGACATCCGCACGTCGTCCGGCTGCTGACCAGGCCGCCGAACGTCGAGGGAGCGGGTGAGATCCGGGTGCGCGACCTGGTGCGCCAAGCCCTGCGGATGCGACCGGACCGGCTGATCGTCGGAGAGGTGCGCGGCGCCGAGGTGTGCGAGCTGCTCGCCGCCTTGAACACCGGCCATGACGGGGGCGGCGGCACCGTGCACGCGAATTCGCCCGCGGAGGTACCGGCTCGGTTGGAGGCGCTGGCCGCGCTGGGCGGCCTTTCTCGGCAGGCGCTGCACAGCCAGCTGGCGGCGGCCGTGCAGGTAGTGCTGCACGTCCGGCGTTCCACCGGCCGCGGCAGGTACCTCGCTGCGATCGGCGTGCTGCGGCGCGAGGACGAGCTGGTGCGGGTCGTGCCCGCCTGGGACTGCGACACGGGTTGGGGCGACGGACGGCAGGACCTGGCGGCACTGCTGCGAGCCAGGGGAGGTGAGGTGCCGTGCTGA
- a CDS encoding type II secretion system F family protein: MLSSLLLPAAALLSWPDPRARTRLAMVRPAIPQGSAPTLSRVRAVPIAVLCGVLVATLLAGVGGLLASGGVAAVGLWWWWGRGADRRRLARSAALAAGLRLLVAELRAGAHPAAAAEGAAAEAEPAVAGVFRDLAATARLGGDAAAVLSTAAEAGPAEPNGVGHPARSDPLARAGRAWALADRHGVALAELLDSVRRDLEHRVAFARDVEAKLAGPRSTAAVLAGLPLLGLVLGQASGAEPLTVLANGLLGQVLLVVGIALLCAGVVWTVRLTESVVRT; encoded by the coding sequence GTGCTGAGCTCGTTGCTGTTGCCCGCGGCGGCCTTGCTGAGCTGGCCGGACCCGCGCGCCCGGACCCGGCTGGCGATGGTGCGGCCGGCCATTCCGCAGGGGAGTGCGCCCACGCTGTCGCGCGTGCGAGCGGTACCGATCGCCGTGCTGTGCGGGGTCCTGGTCGCCACGCTGCTCGCCGGTGTCGGTGGTCTGCTGGCGTCCGGAGGGGTGGCCGCGGTGGGGCTCTGGTGGTGGTGGGGACGCGGAGCCGACCGACGCCGCCTGGCCCGCTCGGCCGCGCTCGCCGCCGGACTGCGGCTGCTCGTGGCGGAGCTGCGGGCCGGGGCGCATCCGGCGGCGGCCGCGGAAGGAGCCGCGGCGGAAGCGGAACCCGCGGTGGCCGGGGTGTTCCGGGACTTGGCGGCGACGGCGCGGCTCGGCGGCGACGCGGCCGCCGTGCTCAGCACTGCCGCCGAAGCCGGTCCGGCCGAGCCGAATGGGGTGGGACATCCCGCCCGTTCGGATCCGCTGGCACGAGCCGGGCGGGCCTGGGCCTTGGCGGATCGGCACGGCGTCGCGCTGGCGGAACTGCTGGACTCGGTGCGTCGCGATCTTGAACACCGGGTGGCGTTCGCCCGGGACGTCGAGGCGAAGCTGGCGGGTCCGCGCTCGACGGCCGCGGTGCTGGCCGGTCTGCCGCTGCTCGGCCTGGTGCTCGGACAGGCGTCCGGGGCGGAGCCGCTGACGGTTCTGGCGAACGGGCTGCTCGGGCAGGTGTTGCTTGTCGTCGGGATCGCGTTGCTGTGCGCCGGCGTGGTGTGGACCGTCCGGCTGACCGAGTCGGTGGTGCGGACGTGA